The Dioscorea cayenensis subsp. rotundata cultivar TDr96_F1 chromosome 19, TDr96_F1_v2_PseudoChromosome.rev07_lg8_w22 25.fasta, whole genome shotgun sequence genome includes a window with the following:
- the LOC120250172 gene encoding uncharacterized protein LOC120250172 — MAASLQPSLSFIHVTKIPKAPLISSFYVHNLHTKQQRWLQCKPIKITSPLKSKLPSRLARIGASANSSELSAEPPKSLLYAKIYGFFDLINQKEITEEELDKLISVNCIFDDLAFQNPFKGNKEIFKYLKDLKKAMGKQIVFKIDQVYEGRDEAVGGVLWHLEWNDLVIPFTKGCSLFHGTKHDETEDILIDQVRIFEESPLKPGKVAVELLKLVSSYFDKYPESTKRFLNKFDEITKWIVKVCKNVMDWIIVPFLKYQTNLWGCAFKILQLLGNLLLKLLNVMGLI; from the exons ATGGCTGCTTCTTTACAGCCATCTCTTTCCTTCATTCATGTAACTAAAATTCCAAAAGCTCCACTAATATCTTCTTTCTATGTTCACAATCTCCACACAAAACAACAAAGATGGCTGCAATGCAAACCAATTAAAATAACAAGTCCATTGAAGAGCAAACTACCATCAAGACTAGCACGCATTGGAGCATCTGCAAACTCTAGTGAGCTCAGTGCTGAACCTCCAAAATCTCTTCTATATGCCAAGATTTATGGCTTCTTTGACTTGATTAACCAAAAGGAAATCACTGAAGAAGAGCTGGACAAGCTCATATCAGTAAACTGCATCTTTGATGACTTGGCCTTCCAGAATCCATTCAAAGGAAACAAG gaaatttttaaatacttaaaagaTCTAAAGAAGGCAATGGGCAAACAAATCGTGTTCAAAATAGATCAAGTATATGAAGGGAGAGATGAAGCAGTAGGTGGTGTGTTATGGCATTTGG AGTGGAATGATCTTGTCATCCCCTTCACAAAAGGTTGCAGCCTGTTTCATGGCACCAAACATGATGAAACTGAAGATATACTCATAGA TCAAGTCAGAATTTTTGAAGAATCACCACTGAAACCAGGAAAAGTAGCAGTT GAACTTCTGAAGCTCGTTAGTTCGTATTTTGATAAGTATCCTGAATCGACTAAGA GGTTCTTGAACAAGTTTGATGAAATCACAAAATGGATAGTGAAAGTTTGTAAGAATGTTATGGATTGGATTATAGTCCCATTTTTGAAGTATCAAACCAATTTGTGGGGATGTGCATTCAAGATCTTACAGCTTTTGGGTAATTTATTGCTCAAATTGCTGAACGTAATGGGCCTCATTTGA
- the LOC120249647 gene encoding probable polygalacturonase, with protein MASQTRSSIRFTVLLLIWVAAIELSMEPVECRRSKSHGHGRRGYYAGSALTGMPPRAYTASVKDFGAVGDGVTSNTEAFHAAIANLSQYSENGGAKLVVPAGRWLTGPFNLTSHFTLFLEQDAVILASQDLNEWPIIDPLPSYGRGRDLPGGRYTNFIHGANLTDVVITGDNGTIDGQGEIWWQKFKNNELNYTRGYLVELMFSDHIIISNLTFVNSTSWHIHPVYSSYIVVSGITILAPIISPNTDGVNPDSCSHVRIEDCYIVSGDDCVAIKSGWDEYGITFGMPSQHIIIRRLTCISPTSAVIALGSEMSGGIQDVRAEDITAINSESGVRIKTAPGRGGFVKDIFVRRMNLYTMKWVFWMTGNYGQHPDDKYDPNVMPLVHGISYSDVIAENVTMAGNLLGIERAPFTGICISNVTADMAKSKKLPWNCSDIYGITSSVSPTPCALLPDQGSDAPPCPFPTDELPIDGVELNQNSYW; from the exons ATGGCTTCGCAAACTCGAAGCTCGATCCGATTTACG GTGCTGTTGTTGATTTGGGTGGCGGCAATCGAGCTATCCATGGAGCCGGTGGAGTGCCGGAGAAGTAAATCGCACGGCCACGGCCGAAGGGGTTACTACGCCGGCTCGGCGCTGACAGGGATGCCTCCCAGGGCCTATACGGCGTCAGTGAAGGATTTTGGAGCAGTGGGCGATGGTGTGACATCCAACACGGAGGCTTTCCATGCGGCGATTGCTAATCTGAGCCAGTACTCGGAGAACGGTGGTGCGAAGCTGGTGGTGCCCGCCGGGAGATGGCTTACCGGGCCGTTCAACCTCACCAGCCACTTCACCCTTTTCCTTGAACAAGACGCCGTCATCCTTGCTTCCCAG GATCTAAATGAATGGCCGATCATCGATCCATTGCCTTCTTATGGGAGAGGAAGGGACTTGCCAGGAGGAAGGTACACCAATTTCATCCATGGTGCCAACCTCACTGATGTGGTTATCACTG GGGATAATGGAACAATTGATGGACAGGGAGAAATCTGGTGGcagaaatttaaaaacaatgaacTGAACTACACACGTGGATATCTGGTAGAATTGATGTTTTCAGATCACATCATAATATCGAACCTTACATTTGTCAACTCCACTTCATGGCATATTCATCCAGTCTACAGCAG CTACATAGTAGTCTCAGGAATCACAATTCTTGCCCCAATCATTTCACCAAACACAGATGGAGTTAATCCAG ATTCCTGTTCCCATGTTCGAATAGAGGACTGCTACATTGTCTCTGGCGATGATTGTGTTGCTATAAAAAGTGGATGGGATGAATATGGCATCACCTTTGGCATGCCGAGCCAGCACATCATCATCCGAAGGCTCACCTGCATCTCCCCCACCAGTGCCGTCATTGCTCTTGGGAGTGAGATGTCTGGTGGCATCCAAGACGTGAGAGCTGAAGACATCACCGCAATCAACTCTGAGTCCGGTGTCAGGATCAAGACTGCCCCAGGACGTGGTGGCTTTGTGAAGGACATCTTTGTTCGGCGCATGAATTTGTACACAATGAAGTGGGTGTTCTGGATGACTGGAAACTATGGGCAGCACCCAGATGACAAGTATGATCCAAATGTAATGCCATTGGTCCATGGGATTAGTTACAGCGATGTTATAGCTGAAAATGTCACAATGGCCGGGAATCTGTTGGGCATTGAGAGAGCCCCATTCACAGGGATCTGCATCTCTAATGTCACAGCTGATATGGCGAAGTCTAAGAAACTGCCATGGAATTGCAGTGACATTTATGGCATTACAAGCTCTGTGAGTCCTACTCCTTGTGCTTTACTTCCTGACCAGGGGAGCGATGCACCACCATGTCCATTTCCGACTGATGAACTGCCCATTGATGGTGTTGAACTCAATCAGAACTCATATTggtaa
- the LOC120249648 gene encoding uncharacterized protein LOC120249648 isoform X1, producing the protein MALAFSFSPSFPALAPILRPRRQDVLRCSAPRQTSSGGDKGSRSENALLKVAWYGSEFLGIAVSFFRPARSIEELPVSTNVLEKIDRTQVVEAIKQDFQHSYFVTGNLTLNAYEEDCEFADPAGSFRGLQRFKRNCSNFGSLLLKTDMNLTKWEDFEDKGVGHWRFRSIMIFPWRPILSATGYTEYFFNAQSGKVCRHAEHWNVPKMALLKQIFRPSRWVWEKS; encoded by the exons ATGGCTTTGGCTTTCAGCTTCTCTCCTTCCTTTCCGGCCCTGGCTCCAATCCTCCGTCCCAGACGACAAGATGTTCTCCGGTGCTCTGCACCAAGGCAGACTTCTTCTGGTGGTGATAAAGGCTCCCGGTCAGAGAACGCTTTGCTGAAGGTTGCATGGTATGGGTCAGAGTTCCTTGGCATTGCGGTGTCCTTTTTCCGGCCAGCCAGAAGCATAGAGGAGCTTCCTGTGTCTACCAATGTGTTGGAGAAGATTGATCGCACCCAAGTAGTCGAAGCGATCAAGCAGGATTTCCAGCACTCCTACTTTGTCACAG GTAATCTAACTCTCAATGCTTATGAAGAAGATTGTGAATTTGCCGATCCAGCAGGATCATTCAGAGGTCTTCAGCGTTTTAAACGTAACTGTTCTAACTTTGGTTCACTGCTTCTAAAGACGGATATGAACCTCACAAAGTGGGAGGATTTTGAG GACAAGGGTGTCGGGCATTGGCGATTTCGCTCTATCATGATATTTCCTTGGAGACCTATTCTTTCAG CCACTGGTTATACAGAGTACTTCTTTAATGCACAATCTGGGAAAGTATGCAG gcATGCCGAGCATTGGAATGTTCCTAAAATGGCACTTTTAAAGCAGATATTCAGGCCTTCTCGCTGGGTATGGGAGAAATCCTAA
- the LOC120249648 gene encoding uncharacterized protein LOC120249648 isoform X2, whose protein sequence is MALAFSFSPSFPALAPILRPRRQDVLRCSAPRQTSSGGDKGSRSENALLKVAWYGSEFLGIAVSFFRPARSIEELPVSTNVLEKIDRTQVVEAIKQDFQHSYFVTGNLTLNAYEEDCEFADPAGSFRGLQRFKRNCSNFGSLLLKTDMNLTKWEDFEDKGVGHWRFRSIMIFPWRPILSGMPSIGMFLKWHF, encoded by the exons ATGGCTTTGGCTTTCAGCTTCTCTCCTTCCTTTCCGGCCCTGGCTCCAATCCTCCGTCCCAGACGACAAGATGTTCTCCGGTGCTCTGCACCAAGGCAGACTTCTTCTGGTGGTGATAAAGGCTCCCGGTCAGAGAACGCTTTGCTGAAGGTTGCATGGTATGGGTCAGAGTTCCTTGGCATTGCGGTGTCCTTTTTCCGGCCAGCCAGAAGCATAGAGGAGCTTCCTGTGTCTACCAATGTGTTGGAGAAGATTGATCGCACCCAAGTAGTCGAAGCGATCAAGCAGGATTTCCAGCACTCCTACTTTGTCACAG GTAATCTAACTCTCAATGCTTATGAAGAAGATTGTGAATTTGCCGATCCAGCAGGATCATTCAGAGGTCTTCAGCGTTTTAAACGTAACTGTTCTAACTTTGGTTCACTGCTTCTAAAGACGGATATGAACCTCACAAAGTGGGAGGATTTTGAG GACAAGGGTGTCGGGCATTGGCGATTTCGCTCTATCATGATATTTCCTTGGAGACCTATTCTTTCAG gcATGCCGAGCATTGGAATGTTCCTAAAATGGCACTTTTAA
- the LOC120249646 gene encoding putative pentatricopeptide repeat-containing protein At3g05240, with protein MASLMLSPPFSHSILHDNLFLDSSLSVRFLSSCASMRDLKLTTSLHGATLKTGIHSNLFVANSLLDLYLRCGRLDSAFNLFDRMPERDVVSWTSLISGHCCNESADVSISLFLDMLSEESAPLPNEFTIAALLKACALCQDEPMGLGLHGYLIKSGFFEDHFVCNSLIDMYSKLGSVGRAEKVIAGMSKRGVVSWSALVSGCVLQGMMKKAFCAFMMMLEDEIIPNLVTMLSIIQASSLMGVHSIFGMIHALVVKLGLDADVLVVNSLVQMYCKNSFLEEGLKVFVQFYASNGDFCFDPEVMVSIVQACTFLKSLEQGRWIHGYLVKCGFFPCIVIENSLMDMYAKLEQVDSANLVFRKMENRDIISWNTLMSSFVKNDRAHEVLQYLSEIHSKCSDDLLPDFVTILSSIDACSEIASLQQGQILHCYAIKSGFSCDTFVSNALIGMYAKSGRIDFAKDIFKEMEFKDLGSWNTMITAYGIQGDGNSALKVFHELNQVGNQKPNGVTFGSIISACSHSGLTVEGSECFKSMRRDYNIEPTMEHYASMVDLLGRSGNLNAAENFIREMNIESSSDVWGSLLGACGINRNIEIAERAAKRLAILEPESNIWRVALSNVYASVGRWEDAVMVRMNMRRERSRKEAGWSFVEIAGKEKSFRFMVGDTRHPESNMIYGVCNGLMKQISDVSVETY; from the coding sequence ATGGCTTCTCTCATGCTCTCCCCACCCTTTTCGCATTCCATCCTCCATGACAATCTCTTCCTCGATTCCTCCCTCTCCGTCCGCTTCCTCTCCTCCTGCGCCTCCATGAGAGATCTCAAGCTCACCACCAGTCTCCATGGAGCCACTTTGAAGACCGGCATCCACTCCAACCTCTTCGTCGCCAACTCCCTCTTGGATCTCTACCTCAGGTGTGGTCGCCTAGACTCCGCCTTTAATCTGTTCGACAGAATGCCTGAAAGAGATGTAGTTTCCTGGACCTCCCTCATCTCCGGTCACTGCTGCAATGAATCCGCCGACGTTTCGATTTCCCTTTTCCTTGATATGTTATCTGAGGAATCTGCTCCTCTTCCTAACGAATTCACCATTGCTGCTCTTTTGAAAGCTTGTGCGCTTTGCCAGGATGAGCCAATGGGGCTGGGATTGCATGGTTATCTGATTAAAAGTGGGTTCTTTGAGGATCATTTCGTGTGCAACTCTTTGATTGATATGTACTCGAAATTGGGATCAGTTGGGCGTGCTGAGAAAGTGATTGCCGGAATGTCTAAGAGAGGTGTGGTTTCATGGAGTGCGCTTGTCTCCGGCTGTGTGCTTCAGGGGATGATGAAGAAGGCCTTTTGTGCGTTTATGATGATGTTGGAGGATGAAATTATACCAAATTTAGTGACAATGTTGAGCATTATTCAGGCTTCCTCTTTAATGGGTGTGCACTCGATCTTTGGTATGATTCATGCTTTGGTTGTTAAGTTGGGATTGGATGCTGATGTTCTGGTGGTGAATTCTCTCGTTCAGATGTATTGCAAAAACTCTTTCTTGGAGGAAGGGTTGAAGGTTTTTGTTCAGTTTTATGCTTCTAAtggtgatttttgttttgaccCAGAGGTTATGGTCTCCATTGTCCAAGCTTGCACCTTCTTGAAATCTTTGGAGCAAGGCAGATGGATTCACGGGTATTTGGTCAAGTGTGGGTTTTTCCCATGTATAGTTATTGAGAACTCCTTAATGGATATGTATGCCAAACTTGAGCAAGTTGATTCAGCGAATCTAGTCTTTCGGAAAATGGAAAACCGAGATATCATATCTTGGAACACCTTGATGTCATCCTTTGTGAAGAATGATCGTGCACATGAGGTTCTACAATATCTTAGTGAAATCCATTCCAAATGTAGTGATGATCTTCTCCCTGATTTTGTCACGATATTGAGCTCAATCGATGCGTGTTCTGAGATAGCTTCATTGCAACAAGGCCAAATACTTCATTGCTATGCTATCAAATCAGGTTTTAGTTGTGATACTTTTGTGTCGAATGCTCTTATAGGCATGTATGCAAAATCTGGAAGGATTGATTTTGCCAAGGACATCTTCAAAGAGATGGAGTTTAAAGATCTTGGCTCTTGGAATACAATGATCACAGCATATGGTATTCAGGGAGACGGCAATTCTGCTCTTAAGGTATTCCATGAACTTAATCAGGTAGGGAATCAAAAGCCAAATGGGGTAACATTTGGAAGTATAATTTCTGCATGCAGTCATTCTGGATTGACAGTAGAAGGTTCTGAGTGCTTCAAAAGTATGCGAAGAGATTACAATATTGAACCAACAATGGAGCATTATGCTTCAATGGTGGACCTCTTGGGGAGGTCTGGTAATCTAAATGCAGCAGAGAATTTCATTAGGGAGATGAACATCGAGTCGAGTTCTGATGTTTGGGGATCACTCTTGGGTGCTTgtggaattaatagaaacatagaGATTGCTGAAAGAGCTGCAAAGAGGTTAGCCATTTTGGAGCCAGAGAGCAATATTTGGAGAGTGGCATTGTCGAATGTTTATGCATCGGTTGGAAGATGGGAAGATGCAGTAATGGTGAGAATGAACATGAGGAGGGAGAGATCAAGAAAGGAGGCTGGATGGAGCTTTGTTGAAATAGCCGGTAAGGAGAAGAGCTTTAGGTTCATGGTTGGTGACACTAGGCATCCTGAAAGCAATATGATCTATGGAGTGTGCAATGGTCTTATGAAGCAAATTTCTGATGTTTCTGTTGAGACATATTGA